Proteins from a genomic interval of Phalacrocorax aristotelis chromosome 3, bGulAri2.1, whole genome shotgun sequence:
- the POLR1C gene encoding DNA-directed RNA polymerases I and III subunit RPAC1, with amino-acid sequence MAMAAKRGTDEMRDRVVLGEFGVRNVHTTDFPGNYPGYEDAWDQRRFEEAFRVDIIREEEGALEFDMVGIDAAIANAFRRILLAEVPTMAVEKVFVYNNTSIVQDEILAHRLGLIPIRADPRLFEYRNQGDEEGTEIDTLQFQLKIKCSRNPQAAKESSDPNELYFNHKVYSKHMTWVPLGNQTDLFPDADFRPVHDDILIALLRPGQEIDVLMHCVKGIGKDHAKFSPVATASYRLLPDITLLQPIEDEAAEMLQKCFSPGVIEIQNIKGKKVARVANARLDTFSREVFRHEGLKNLVRLARVRNHYIFSVESTGILPPDVLVSEAIKILMGKCQRFLNELDSVPME; translated from the exons atGGCCATGGCGGCCAAGCGGGGCACCGACGAGATGCGGGACCGCGTGGTGCTGGGCGAGTTCGGCGTCCGCAAT GTCCACACCACCGACTTCCCCGGCAACTACCCCGGCTACGAGGACGCCTGGGACCAGCGGCGCTTCGAGGAG GCGTTCCGCGTGGACATAATCCGTGAGGAGGAGGGCGCGCTGGAGTTCGACATGGTGGGCATCGACGCCGCCATCGCCAACGCCTTTCGCCGCATTCTGCTTGCGGAG GTGCCAACGATGGCTGTAGAGAAAGTCTTTGTGTACAACAACACATCCATTGTGCAGGATGAAATTCTGGCTCATCGCCTGGGCCTCATCCCTATCCGAGCAGACCCTCGCCTCTTTGAATATAGAAACCAAG gagaTGAAGAAGGTACAGAAATTGACACTCTGCAGttccagctgaaaataaaatgcagccGAAACCCTCAAGCAGCCAAAGAGTCATCTGATCCTAATGAACTGTATTTCAATCACAAAG TGTACAGCAAACATATGACTTGGGTGCCCTTGGGGAATCAGACAGACCTCTTTCCAGATGCTGACTTTCGACCTGTTCATGATGACATCCTCATTGCACTGTTGCGACCTGGCCAGGAAATAGATGTGCTTATGCACTGTGTCAAGGGTATAG GTAAAGATCATGCCAAGTTTTCTCCTGTGGCCACGGCTAGTTATCGACTGCTTCCTGACATTACTCTTCTGCAGCCTATCGAGGATGAGGCAGCTGAGATGTTGCAGAAGTGCTTTTCTCCTGGAGTCATTGAGATCCAGAACATCAAGG gaaaaaaggtgGCAAGAGTAGCCAATGCACGGTTGGACACATTCAGCAGAGAAGTCTTCCGTCATGAGGGTCTAAAGAACCTTGTGCGCCTGGCAAGAGTACGAAACCATTACATCT TTTCAGTGGAGTCAACAGGTATCTTGCCTCCAGATGTGCTGGTGAGTGAAGCCATCAAGATCCTGATGGGAAAGTGTCAGCGCTTCCTGAATGAGCTGGACTCTGTGCCTATGGAGTGA